The segment CAGGTAAGATTTGCTGCGCGTGATCCCGGTGTAAATCAGGTTCCGTTTCAACATGCGCCGGTACGCCTTCAGCAAGGGGAAGATCACGATGGCGAACTCCGACCCCTGGGCCTTGTGAACCGAACAGGCGTAAGCCAGGGAGAGTTGATTCAATTGACTCCGCTTATAAGGGACTTCCTGCCGGTCAAACTGCACCCAAAGCACTGGATCGTCCTTCCCCGCCTCCTCGTCCATCGCCGTGATCAAACCCATATCCCCGTTGTAAACCGGATGCTCGGGGTGATTCATCAATTGGAGAACTTTATCCCCATGCCGGAAGACCGACTCCCCCCAGCGGATCTCCTTGCGGCCGGGCTTGGCCGGGTTGACCGCCTGCCGGATTTCTTCGTTGATCCGGTTCACCCCCGCCGGCCCTTTGTACATGGGGGCCAGCACCTGTACATCAAACAGAGTGTACCCCTTGTGGAGCGCCTGTTGGTAGGTCTGCAGGATCACATCCACCGCCTGATCCCGGTTGCAGGAAAAAAAACGGCGATCCGGCATCGGTTTCGTCAAATTGTCAGGCACTTCCCCTTTTTTCAGGGCGTGGGCCAACCCGATAATGGAGGAACCTTCCTCCTGCCGGTAAATCTCCGTCAATTCCACCCGGGGGATCGCCTCCACCTGAAGCAAGTCCTGCAGCACCCGTCCCGGTCCCACGGAGGGGAGCTGGTCATCGTCCCCCACCAGAATCACCTGCATCCCCCGGGGCACGGCCCGGAACAGTTGGTTGGCCAACCAGATGTCCAACATGGACACCTCATCCACAATCAGCAGAGACCCCTCAATGGGGTGATCCGCATCCCGTTCAAAAAAGTCTCCCTTCCAGCCGAGCAGTCGATGGATGGTCATCGCCGGCAGACCCGTCGCTTCCGACATCCGCTTGGCCGCCCGACCCGTGGGAGCCGCCAGCCGGATGGGATAAGGCTTGCCCGATGTCTCATAATGAGCCGGGTCCAAAGAGCACTCGTTCAGCTTGGCAAAAAGATGGCAAATTCCACGGATCACAGTTGTTTTCCCCGTTCCGGGACCCCCGGTCAAAATCATCACCGGGGAATCGATGGCCGTGGTCATCGCTTCCCGCTGCCGCTCCGCATAGGAGACCTTCAGCTCCTCCTCCACCTCTCCCACCGCCTCAAACAACTCCCGGACGGGAGTGGGCTCCAACTTTCGTTCCAGCCAGTCCCGCACCCGGATCGCCGCTCCGTGTTCCGCATAGAAGAGGGAAGGCAGATAATATTTCCCGTGGTCATCGACGATCCGCTCTTCGTGGACCATCGACTCCAGGTACTTCTTTCGCTCCGCCGCGGGAAACAACTCCTCCCCCTGGGGTGTCAACAACACGTTGAGTTCCCGGGCCAACTGTTCCTCTGTCACATAGACATGCCCCCGGGAGAGTGAGGCCTCCCGAATGGCGAACAGAGCCGCCGCCTGGAACCGTTCCGGCGAATCCGGCGCCAACCCGCTCTTCCGTGCAATCTCATCGGCCCGGCGAAAACCGATCCCCTCCACCTCTTCAACGAGGCGATATGGATTTTGGCGGATGATTTCCAGAGTGGCTTCCTTGTATGTTTGCACCACCCTGAGGGCGATGGCCGGTCCCAATCCAAACTGATACAGCTGAACCAACGCCTGCTCCAGCGCTTGATGCTCCTTGAGACCCTCAGCGATCGTGTTGGCCCGTGATTCCGTGATCCCCGGCACCCTTCTCAGGATCCCGGGATCCACAGCCGCTTGTGCCAGCACGCCGGGTCCCAGAAAATCCACAATCTTCTCCGCTGTCTTCTTCCCCACACCGGGAAACAGACCGCTGGAGAGATATTTGGCGACAGCCTCCCGGGTCTGGGGGAGTTCTTTTTTCATATGACGGATCCGGTACTGGCGGCCGTACTTGGGATGCTCCTTCCACTCCCCATAGACCACCACCGTCTCATCGGGATGGGGCAGCATCATATTCCCCACCACCACCACTTCCTCCTGATCCAGGGGTTCGGAGGATTCTGTCACCCGCAACGTAAACACACCGTATTGATTTTCTTCATTGTAAAAGATCTCCTGTGCCAGGGAGCCCTTGAGATACCCTTCCCCCGCAAAGAGATCCAGGCCCGGTTGTTGTTCCATGACAAGCACCTCTGCCGATCGGATGTTCTCTCTACCCCAGTATAGAGGGAAATGGGCGCCGATTCCATCGATTCAGGGACAAACGGGGAAAGAAATGGGGGAAAATATTTGACAACAAATCGATTACGTAATAATATATTTTTACGTAAAAACACATTCAAAGGATGCTGCCCATATGAACCACGGGAAAATTGCAGAGACCCACCGGGTGGAAGATCCGGAACAGGCCGCCGCCCTGCTTCATCCCTTGCGAGGGGAGATCCTCACCCGTTTGTCGGAACCCGCATCCGCCGCAGAGGTGGGCCGGGCCCTGGGAGAACCTCCCCAGCGGGTGAACTACCACCTGAAGGCTCTGGAAAAAGTGGGTTTGGTCCGCCGGGTGGGAAGCCGGCAGGTGAAAAATCTGGTGGAAGTCCTGTACCAATCCATCGCCCGCTCCTTCCTGCTGGCAGACACCTTGGGGCTGAGTCCCCAGGCCTTGGAAGGATTAAAGGACCGCACCTCCCTTGCCCATCTCATCCATATGACCGAAAAGATCCGGGGTGACGCCATTCGCCTGATCGAACAGTCGGAACAAGAGGAACCGGTGCCCAGCGCCTCTTTGGACACGGAAATCCGGTTGGCTGATGAACAGGAGCGGGAAGCCTTTGTACGGGATTATGTCCGGCTGGTGGAAGAATTGGCTTCCCGGTACCAGTCCGGTGCCGGCGGCCGGCCCTACCGCATGGTGATGACCGTTTACCCCCAACCGGAAAAGGAGGAGAACGATGAGTAAAAAGGAAGATCTTCTCTCTTGGGAAAGAGTTGGAGCCTCCCCAAACAAGGGGAGTGACAAGGTGATTCCCTTCCCGGCCCCGGAGAAATCCATGGAGTCCACCGTCTCCACTTGGACCGTGATCGGAAATGAACCGGGCGCGCCCCCTGTCACCATCCGGCAGGTTTCCTCCGGTTTCGGCACGCTTAAACCACGCGCACTCCTTTCCTCCCATGGAAAGGCTGCCTGAAAGGAGAGAAGGAATGATGAACCTGGTTCCCACCGTGATCGAACAAACCCACCGCGGCGAACGATCTTACGATATCTATTCCCGGTTGTTGAAAGACCGGATCGTTTTCCTCGGCGGCTCCATCGACGAAGCCTTGGCTCATTCCATTGTCGCCCAGTTGTTGTTTCTCGCCTCGGATGATTCCGACAAGGACATCCACCTCTATATCCACTCGCCTGGTGGAGACACCACCGCCGGCTGGGCCATCTATGACACCATGCGACACATCCGTCCCGACATTTCCACCATTTGCATCGGGATGGCCGCTTCCATGGGAGCCGTCCTCTTGGCTGCCGGCACTCCGGGAAAACGGATGGCCCTGCCCCATGCTGAGGTGATGATTCACCAGCCCTGGGGCGGAACCCAGGGGCAAGCCTCCGATATCGAGATTCGCACCCGTTGGATGCTCCGGACCAAAGAACGGATCAACCAAGTGCTGGCAGACCATACCGGTCAACCCGTGAATCGCGTGAAAAAAGACACAGACCGCGATTATTTCCTGACAGCGGAAGAAGCCAAAACCTACGGATTGATCGACCGAATCATTTCCTAGGAGGAGGATGAGGGTGAAATTGCTGATCTTGGGCGGAACCTCCTTTTTGGGACGCCATCTGGTGGAAACCGCTCTCTCCAGAGAAGTCGATGTCACCCTGTTCAACCGGGGGATCACCGCCCCGGGGCTGTTCCCGGAGGCGGAAACCATCTGCGGGGACCGGGACGGGGGACTCTTTCCCCTCAAGGGCCGGTATTGGGATGCTGTCATCGACACCTGTGGCTATCTCCCCCGTCTGGTCCGGGACTCGTCCCGGTTGCTGGTGGATCACACCCGCCACTACACCTTTGTATCCAGTATTTCGGCCTATGCCGCCTTTGCCCGAAGCGGTCAGGATGAGACCGCTCCCTTGGCTGCCCTGGGAAACCGGTCCACTGAAGAAGTCACCCCGGATACTTACGGCCCCTTGAAAGCTGTGTGCGAGAAGGAGGTGGAGCAGGCCCTCCCGGAGAGATCCCTCATTCTCCGCCCCGGCCTGATCGTCGGCCCCTATGACCCCACGGACCGCTTCACCTACTGGCCCGCCCGGCTGGCAGAGGGAGGGGAAGTTCTCGCACCCGGCCATCCAAAACGACGGGTGCAATGGATCGATGTCCGCGACTTGGCCAACTGGATGCTGTCCCTCGCGGAACAGGAAAAAACCGGCATCTATAACGCCGTCGGCCCCGCCGCTTCCGTAACCATGGAAGAGTTTCTGCTGACCGGTATCCAGGCTTTGAACAGTCGAGGGGCTTCCCTCATCTGGACGGAGGATACGTTTTTGCAACAACAACAAGTGGAACCCTGGATGGAACTCCCCCTCTGGATCCCCCAAACCGGTCCCTGGGTGGAGAAAAACGGTCCGATGCAGGGGATGTTGGAAATTGACAACCAAAAGGCCCTCAGTGAAGGTCTTTCCCTCCGACCCCTGGCGAAAACGATGCAGGACACCCTGACCTGGGACAAAACCCGTCCCCGCTCCCTGCAACGGAAAGCGGGAATCTCCCGGGAACGGGAACAACAGTTGCTGGCAACCATGACATCCTGAACCACCATGCCAAAAAAGCCGGCCACCGCTGAAGCGGAGACCGGCTTGTTGGCATAGGCAGGTGTGTTGATCATCCCTACCGGGATGGTGTCGAAACAAAAGTTTGCAATCATTTTTGCTATTCTTCGAGTAGAATCCATCATTTCTTCAAAGGCTTAAGGGAGTACTGGGACAAGCCGCCCTTTGGAGCAGGAATGGAACCTCTCGCAGTTCTCACAGGGGTTGCACATTTTTATGATGCATTAGGTTTCCCAATGTTTCTTCCAATCCTTTTCTGAAGGGAGTTGCCGGAATGGGGCCGATCCGTTTCTCATATTTTTCCCCACTCAGAACAAATCCTTCTTCGGTAAGGTACATAATTTCAACAATTTCTCTCATCAACGGGTCAAACAAGCCGATGCAACGAATCGCATTTTTGTGTAAAGGAATGACCCACTTACGATTTCCAGTAATCTCACGGACCATTTCTATAATTTTTTTCCCTGAGATCAATCCGGATCCGGGTATATTCCAGTTCTCCCCATAGGCATCATCCCTTTCTGCTATATTCACAATCATCTTGGCTGCATCCGGTAAATAAATATATTCCCGCGGTGTTTTCAAGTTTCCGATAAAAACAGAAATTTTGTTGGCAGCCATCCCCTCCAATGTAGGCTGCAAATAGGAGTTCTGTGAGGTCGGGCCATAATAATCCGGCAACCGCACAATTAATGCTTCTGCATTCTTCCACTTGTTACTGAAGATTAGATTCTCGAACTCCACCCTGATCTTCCCCTTTTTCGTATGCGGCTGTTTGGGGTGGTTTTCATTCCCTTTTGCGACTTGACGTCCATAAACATAGATCCCATCGACAATCACAATCTTCTTGCCCAGCAGATCGGCTGCCTTCATCACATTTTCCCCGAGCAACAGAAGTTGATCCGCCATTTCATAATATTTGACATTGGCACACTGGAATATCACTTCTACATCTTTTGCTGCCTCTGCTATGGTTTGGTAATCAAATACATCCCCCAGTTCATAGGACAACCGTTGATTGAAATCGTTTTGTTCCATTAATGCTTTCAATTTCCTTTCGTTACGCCCGAAGGTAACTACCTTTACACCACGGGTCAGCAATTCCGATACAATCACCTGACCCGTCCCACCAGTGGCTCCCAATACCATCGCAGAATTCATTTTGTCTCGCCCCTTTATTTAGTGATTGATCAATAACAACATGCTGAAATGAAAACCGATGTGACATCGGTTAGTCATTTTTTTCATGATCAATCAACTCCGGTAAATCTATAACATAGGAAATATTGCAGAGCATTCCCCTCGCCAAGAACGTTGTGGCTTCTCTTTCCGCATTTGGGATTCCTGAAGCTTGGAACCTTTCCAAGACATAGTTCCTGATTCGTGACAAGCCCTTTCTCGTACAATTTCTGATGGATTCTTCTGTCACTGAGATCCCTATAATCTGCAACGCAATTTCATTGGGATGTGATGCTGACAACTCTTCATAGGCTTCAATCATTTTGGATACCAATTGTCCGGGACCGGCATCCACACTTTTAAAGGTTTGAAGGATCCGTTCATATGCCCGATCCATAGCAGCGACAAACAACTCCTCTTTTGTTTTAAAGAATCTGAAGACATAAGGTTGGGATATGCCGGCTTTTTCGGCGATCAGTGCAGTGGTTGTATTGTAATAGCCTCTCTCCGCAATCACTTCCAGACTCGCTTCGAGAATCTCTTCCTTTCGATTTGTCTTTACTGGTTTGGCCATGGTGAAAGCCCCTTTTATTCTTTGTTAGTGATTGATCAATTACACAATAACCGATTCAGATGCCCAATGCAAGAGCTAAGAACGGAAATTTCCCCGCCAAGTCGAAAAAACCGGCTTGTCAGAATCGGGATTCGATGCTGTCCCATGCTGCGGCGGCACTTAGATGGAGATCCCCTGCGGCTCCCCCGAACCGGTACTTTGGGGGGAAACGGCCCGTTGGGGGGATGACAACCAAAAAGGCCCCCTGAACGGGAGCTGCGCCACTGAAAATAGCTTGGAACGGAGATTGAAATCAGATACAAAAACGGCCGATTCCTCTTGGGAAAACGGCTTTTCTCAGGTCAAGCAAACAAGGATAGAAAACCCCTGTCACTGTGGCTTTCGCCCCGCCAAACGAAGTGCATCGAGGAGATGGACAGGCTGTTTGGTTTGATCATGGTAGAGATGATTTCCTCGAATATGATCGATGAAAAGGACTCCGTTCAAGTGATCGATTTCGTGTTGAATACATCTTGCCAAGTGATTTTCTCCTTCGAGGAACCATGTCTCCCCATGTCTGTTCAGGGTTTTCACTTTCACATACTTCGCCCGTTTCACAATTCCGGTATATCCGGGATACGATAAGCATGCTTCCGGACCGACCTGTTCGCCGTGACTCTCTTCGATCTCGGGATTGATCAGCTCGATTAATCCTTCGGCACCGTCAATCACAATCACTCTCCACAGCATCCCCACCTGCGGGGCGGCCAATGCGGCTCTCCCCGGCTTGGCATACAGCGTATCAGCCAGATCATCCAGCAGTTTTTCTATTTTAGGGGTGATCTGATCGACCGGTCTGGCCCTCTTTCGGAGGATGGGGTCTCCAAACAGCAAGATATTTCTCTCAGCCATACTTTTTCTCCTCTCCGGTTGAATCTTTTATTGGAGTATGAACCCACAAATCATTGGGTGTACACTCCAACGCCGTGCATAGGGCATCCAACGTTTCAGCCTTCATCTGTTTGGGTGATCCGTTCATCAATGCGCTGATCGATGGTGCGGATAAACGGTATCCTGCTTTTTCTTCCAACAGACGGGCCAATTCCGTTCCTTTCCAAATGCCTCTTTCTGCCATGACTTTTCGCAACATCCAAATGAGCACCCACTCACCCCCCGCTGTAAGCTACAGCCTAAATAAATTAGCCCATAGCTAAATATACCATGAATTTTCCAAAACGCGAAGTGGTTGTCATGATTACAGGACGGCTTTTATACAATCTTGGGCAAAATGCAAATACCATTCAATTGGACGCAAAAAAGCCGACGAATACTCGCCGGCTGATGGAATTCAAATCTACATCGGTTGCCCGGTGTCTCTATTCGGCAGTGAGCCGCCGGACCACTTTCGCCACCCTTTGCGCCGCAATCCGCACCTCTTCCTCGGTGTTCCCCATCCCGAAGCTGAACCGGATGGCGGAGCGCAGGCGGTCCTCCGGGAGTCCCATCGCTTCCAACACGTGGGAGATCTCCAGCGTACCGGAGGTGCAAGCGGAGCCGCTGGCACAGGCCACTCCCTCCAGATCCAGGTTCATCAGCATCACTTCCGTATCGGCTCCCGGAAAGCTGAGGTTGAGAATATGGGGCAGGTGATGCTCCGGATGACCGTTGACATGATACCGGATATCTGCGGCATCCAGCTCCTCCAGCATCGCTTGACGACAGCGATCTGTCTGTTGCCGGTGTTCTTCCCGGTGAAGAATGGCCAACTCCGCGGCCTCACCAAAACCGACGATGCCGGGGACGTTTTCCGTTCCCGCCCGACGCCGCTTCTCTTGCAGACCCCCGTGCTGAAGGGGCTGAAGGGGAACATTGCGTCCGATCCAGAGGGCACCCACCCCCTTGGGGCCGTTGATCTTGTGGGCGGACACCGTCAACAGATCGACGGGCAAACTCTTCACATCGATCTTCTCCATGCCGAAGGCCTGGACCGCATCGGTATGGAAGAAGACCCCGTGCTCCCGGGCGATCTCCCCGATTTCCGCCACTGGCTGCAGTGTGCCCACTTCATTGTTTCCGTACATGATACTGAGG is part of the Kroppenstedtia eburnea genome and harbors:
- the recD2 gene encoding SF1B family DNA helicase RecD2, whose translation is MEQQPGLDLFAGEGYLKGSLAQEIFYNEENQYGVFTLRVTESSEPLDQEEVVVVGNMMLPHPDETVVVYGEWKEHPKYGRQYRIRHMKKELPQTREAVAKYLSSGLFPGVGKKTAEKIVDFLGPGVLAQAAVDPGILRRVPGITESRANTIAEGLKEHQALEQALVQLYQFGLGPAIALRVVQTYKEATLEIIRQNPYRLVEEVEGIGFRRADEIARKSGLAPDSPERFQAAALFAIREASLSRGHVYVTEEQLARELNVLLTPQGEELFPAAERKKYLESMVHEERIVDDHGKYYLPSLFYAEHGAAIRVRDWLERKLEPTPVRELFEAVGEVEEELKVSYAERQREAMTTAIDSPVMILTGGPGTGKTTVIRGICHLFAKLNECSLDPAHYETSGKPYPIRLAAPTGRAAKRMSEATGLPAMTIHRLLGWKGDFFERDADHPIEGSLLIVDEVSMLDIWLANQLFRAVPRGMQVILVGDDDQLPSVGPGRVLQDLLQVEAIPRVELTEIYRQEEGSSIIGLAHALKKGEVPDNLTKPMPDRRFFSCNRDQAVDVILQTYQQALHKGYTLFDVQVLAPMYKGPAGVNRINEEIRQAVNPAKPGRKEIRWGESVFRHGDKVLQLMNHPEHPVYNGDMGLITAMDEEAGKDDPVLWVQFDRQEVPYKRSQLNQLSLAYACSVHKAQGSEFAIVIFPLLKAYRRMLKRNLIYTGITRSKSYLILCGEKEALDEGVRQGEREERNSQLADLLQREW
- a CDS encoding winged helix-turn-helix domain-containing protein, with product MNHGKIAETHRVEDPEQAAALLHPLRGEILTRLSEPASAAEVGRALGEPPQRVNYHLKALEKVGLVRRVGSRQVKNLVEVLYQSIARSFLLADTLGLSPQALEGLKDRTSLAHLIHMTEKIRGDAIRLIEQSEQEEPVPSASLDTEIRLADEQEREAFVRDYVRLVEELASRYQSGAGGRPYRMVMTVYPQPEKEENDE
- the def gene encoding peptide deformylase, encoding MAERNILLFGDPILRKRARPVDQITPKIEKLLDDLADTLYAKPGRAALAAPQVGMLWRVIVIDGAEGLIELINPEIEESHGEQVGPEACLSYPGYTGIVKRAKYVKVKTLNRHGETWFLEGENHLARCIQHEIDHLNGVLFIDHIRGNHLYHDQTKQPVHLLDALRLAGRKPQ
- a CDS encoding cysteine desulfurase family protein; its protein translation is MMAIYLDHAATTPVYPRVKEAMLPFLGEKYGNPSSIHGFGREIRNAVDRARDQVARGLNADPGQLIFTSGGTEADNLALTGVALALREQGKDHVITSQVEHHAVLDTCEFLERFGFRVTRLPVDETGQVSPEKVREALDEETAILSIMYGNNEVGTLQPVAEIGEIAREHGVFFHTDAVQAFGMEKIDVKSLPVDLLTVSAHKINGPKGVGALWIGRNVPLQPLQHGGLQEKRRRAGTENVPGIVGFGEAAELAILHREEHRQQTDRCRQAMLEELDAADIRYHVNGHPEHHLPHILNLSFPGADTEVMLMNLDLEGVACASGSACTSGTLEISHVLEAMGLPEDRLRSAIRFSFGMGNTEEEVRIAAQRVAKVVRRLTAE
- the clpP gene encoding ATP-dependent Clp endopeptidase proteolytic subunit ClpP, with protein sequence MNLVPTVIEQTHRGERSYDIYSRLLKDRIVFLGGSIDEALAHSIVAQLLFLASDDSDKDIHLYIHSPGGDTTAGWAIYDTMRHIRPDISTICIGMAASMGAVLLAAGTPGKRMALPHAEVMIHQPWGGTQGQASDIEIRTRWMLRTKERINQVLADHTGQPVNRVKKDTDRDYFLTAEEAKTYGLIDRIIS
- a CDS encoding NAD-dependent epimerase/dehydratase family protein, coding for MRVKLLILGGTSFLGRHLVETALSREVDVTLFNRGITAPGLFPEAETICGDRDGGLFPLKGRYWDAVIDTCGYLPRLVRDSSRLLVDHTRHYTFVSSISAYAAFARSGQDETAPLAALGNRSTEEVTPDTYGPLKAVCEKEVEQALPERSLILRPGLIVGPYDPTDRFTYWPARLAEGGEVLAPGHPKRRVQWIDVRDLANWMLSLAEQEKTGIYNAVGPAASVTMEEFLLTGIQALNSRGASLIWTEDTFLQQQQVEPWMELPLWIPQTGPWVEKNGPMQGMLEIDNQKALSEGLSLRPLAKTMQDTLTWDKTRPRSLQRKAGISREREQQLLATMTS
- a CDS encoding NAD-dependent epimerase/dehydratase family protein is translated as MNSAMVLGATGGTGQVIVSELLTRGVKVVTFGRNERKLKALMEQNDFNQRLSYELGDVFDYQTIAEAAKDVEVIFQCANVKYYEMADQLLLLGENVMKAADLLGKKIVIVDGIYVYGRQVAKGNENHPKQPHTKKGKIRVEFENLIFSNKWKNAEALIVRLPDYYGPTSQNSYLQPTLEGMAANKISVFIGNLKTPREYIYLPDAAKMIVNIAERDDAYGENWNIPGSGLISGKKIIEMVREITGNRKWVIPLHKNAIRCIGLFDPLMREIVEIMYLTEEGFVLSGEKYEKRIGPIPATPFRKGLEETLGNLMHHKNVQPL
- a CDS encoding TetR/AcrR family transcriptional regulator, with protein sequence MAKPVKTNRKEEILEASLEVIAERGYYNTTTALIAEKAGISQPYVFRFFKTKEELFVAAMDRAYERILQTFKSVDAGPGQLVSKMIEAYEELSASHPNEIALQIIGISVTEESIRNCTRKGLSRIRNYVLERFQASGIPNAEREATTFLARGMLCNISYVIDLPELIDHEKND
- a CDS encoding helix-turn-helix domain-containing protein: MLIWMLRKVMAERGIWKGTELARLLEEKAGYRLSAPSISALMNGSPKQMKAETLDALCTALECTPNDLWVHTPIKDSTGEEKKYG